The Halogranum gelatinilyticum genome contains the following window.
CCCGAGCAGTGGCCGCGAACGGTGGCACACCGAGGTCGGCCACGAGAACGCCAGTGGCCAGCCCGGTCGCCCCGCCGTCCACGACGGCACCGTCTACGTCGGCTGGTGGCCACAGGGAGCCGGAGCCTACGACGCACAGACGGGTGTACAGCTGTGGCAACAGGAGGTCGACGGCGACATCGTGTTCTCGCCGACTGCGATGGACGACCGTGTCCTGTTCCCCGACCCGGAAGGCGTGACGGCACTCGACCCGGCCGACGGGAGCGAACTGTGGCGTTTCGACCACGCTGGCAACGTGACCGACGACGGGGCCGTCGCCGTCGCCGACGGCACGCTCTTCGTCGTCTCGGACACCGAAGACCGGTCGTTGCACGCCGTCGACGTGACGACGGGCGAGGAGCGGTGGCGGGTTCCCGACGTGGCGCGGGAGGCCACCCCGGTCGTCGCCGACGGCGTCGTCTACCTCGCTGCCGACGGCTTCGACGTCGTCGCTGTCGACGCCGGAGACGGGACGGTTCACTGGCGGTTCGAGACGGAGAACGGCGCGGGGACTCCAGCGGTGAGCGACGGCGTGCTCTTCGTGTCGGGCGGGTACGAGTCCGTCTACGCGCTGGAGGCGGGACGGTGAGTGCAGAAAGTGGCTCCGACAGCAGCGAGCCGAGCCGATACGACGCCCGTGCAGAACGGCTCACGTCGACCGGTCTCACCGGCGACGCTGGCCGCCGCCTCGTGGACTCGCCGTCGCTCGCACTCCCGTTTCTGCTGGCCGCACTCGTCGCCGCTGGCGTCGACTTGCTCCGACTGCGGATCCCAGTCCCCGTCCGCACGACGACTTACGGCTTCGAAACCGGCGTCGATATCCAGGCCTCGCTCTATCCGACGGTCCTCTCGCGGACGACGACGTCGCTAAACGCGATCGTCGACCTGAAGCTCCAGTATCTCGCGTTGGTCGTGGGGGTCGAACTCGTCGCCGGACTGGCGGCCGTCGTCGCGGGTGCGGTCGTCATCGCTCGTGTGATTGGCGGGGGACTCTCGGCTGTCGCCCTCGCACGCTACGCCGCCTTCGTCGTCTTCCTGTGGCTCGTCCCGGAACTGACGCTGTCGGGCGGTGCCGCCGTCGTCGGCCTGCCGCTGTTCGTCGGGGCGACCTACGTAACCGTCCGGCTGTTCGTGATTCCGGCGTATCTTGTGCAGGGAGACGGCTTCCGAGCGGCGGCCCAACGGAGTTGGGTCGCGACGTCCGGCCGGGGCTGGTCGGTCTTCGGTGTCCTGCTCCTGCTCGGTCTCGGCTACACGCTGCTCGCCGCCGTCCCCGTCGTCGGTCCCGTCCTGAGTTCGGCCGTCTTCGGGACGCTCCACGCGGTCGTCCTCGGCCTGTTCGTCGAACGGGTGGCCGCGCAGGCAGCCGAGACGGACTCGGGGGCGTCGGCGACCGCCGGGCCGAACGCAGCCAACCTGTAGCCCGACCACAGCTTCTTCTCTCCTGCCCGCGACGAGCGACCATGTACCTCGCCGACCAGACGTGGCCCGACCTCGGAGACTACGTCGCCGAGGAGTCCGTCGCTATCGTCCCGCTCGGGTCGACCGAACAACACGGCCCACACCTCCCGCTGTCGACCGACCACACCATCGCCGAGTCGCTGGCGCGGGAGGCCGCCGAGCGGACGGGCTTTCTCTGCACGCCGACGATCAACGTCGGCGTCAGCCCCCACCACCGACAGTTCCACGGGACGATGTGGGTCGACCCGCCGCAGTTCCGCGACTACGTGGAGTCCTTCACGCGAAACCTGACCTACCACGGCATCGACCGCGTCGTCTACGTCAACGCCCACGGCGGCAACGTCCAGCATCTCCGCGAGGTGGGCCGTCGGCTCCGTGACGACGGCGAGTCCTACTGCATCGAGTGGATGTGGGACGAGTCCATCACGCCGCTCGTCGAGGAGCTGTTCGAGACGCCCGGTCCCCACGGCGGGCCGAAGGAGACCTCGATGATGTTGCATCTCGACCCTGACAACGTCCGCGAGGACAGAATCGAGGATGCCGCCGAGGGCGGCTGCCGGAACTTCCCCGAGGACGTCGACACGGTCCGACACGGTTCGCGGACGTTCTACGACGCCGCCGACAACACTGCCAACGGGGTTCTCGGCGACCAGACCGACGCCTCCGCGGAGAACGGTGAGCAGCTGTTCGAGGCCGCGACGGAGCAGCTGGTCTTCCTCTTGGAGTGGCTCGACGAGCAGGCCTTCGCGGACCTCCTGCCGAAGCCGCACGTCGACCCACAGCCAGGGAGTAAACGCTAGTATTTCTTGAAAGTCTGTATTTACAGAGAGATTTTGGCGAGTAATGTGGACACAGTTCGGAGAGATTTGGGAAAAGCTTCAGATTCTCGTCGTCGCTACGGTTTCAGTGACGGTATGAACACACAACGACGCGACGTACTGAAAGCGGTCGGTGGCGTGGTGCTCGTCGGCGGCCTCGCCGGCTGTGCGGGGCAGGGCGGCGAGACGACCACGGCCGAGCCGACGCCCGAACCGACGGCGACGCCAACGGAGACGCCGACCGAGACAGCCGAGCCGACGGCGACGCCGGAACCCGAGACCGGGATGGTCCGCGTCGCTCACGCCTCGCCGGACGCACCGAACGTCGACGTCTACGTCGACGGAAGCGTCGTCCTCGAAGACGTCCCCTTCCGCGCGGTGAGCGACTATCTCATGGTTCCCGTCGGCCCACACACGGTGACCATCACCGCCGCGGGCGACGCCGAAACCGTGGCGTTCGAGGGCGAGGTCGAGGTCGGCAGCGGTGCCTACACCGTCGCCGCCATCGGTGAACTCACGAGCGAGGACACGGAGTTCGGGCCGCTCATCGTCGAGGACTACCTGAGCGACCCCGGCGACGACACGGCCCGCGTCACGCTGGTCCACGCCTCGCCGGACGCACCTGCGGTCGACGTGACCGTCGGCGACGGCGAGACGGTCCTCTACGACGGCGTCGCGTTCGGTGAGACGAGTACCGTCGAAGTCCCCGCTGGCGACTACGGCCTGGAGATCCGCGGCGATACCGAGAGCAACGACGGCGACGTCGTCACGACGGTCGACGTGAGCCTCGCAGGCGGCGCGGTCTACAGTGCGATGGCACTCGGCTATCTCACGCCGGACGACGAACCGACCGACGAGGCGTTCGGTCTCGCACTCGTCCAGAACAACTGAGTCCCCGCCGACACGCTTCGGCCCACTCCGCTTTTCTCTGACCTCTCTGGCGACAGCGACGACAGCCACGGCAACAGTTCGCTGACAGAACTCCCGTTCTGGAAAGGTTGAACTGTCACCCGACGCAGGTTCAGCTATGGATCCCCGAATCGAACGACACGCGGAGATTTTGGTCGACTACAGTATCGAAGCCGAGGCTGGTGACGAGGTCGTCGTCAGCGCGGCACCCGAAGCCGAGGACCTCGTCGTCGCCATCGCCGAGAAACTCGGCGAGCGGGGCGCGAATCTCACGACGAAACTCTCGTCCTCGCGTGCCGGCCGCGCGCACATGAACGCCAAGGACGAAGAGGACATCACGGAGAACGCCGTCGAGCGGGCGATGACCGAGACGACGGACGCCTTCGTCTACATCCGGTCGAATCGAAACAGCTACGAGTTCAGTGACGTCCCTCCGGAGAAGATGACGGCGACCCAACGCGCCAACAAGGAGACGAGCGAGATTCGGATGGGCAAGCGGTGGGTGCTGACCCAGTTCCCGACCGAGGCCGACGCACAGAACGCCGAGATGCCGACGGACGTCTACGAGGGCTTCGTCTGGAACGCCATCAACCGCGATTGGCAGGAGCAGTACGACCACCAAGCGCAGTTCACCGAGATGCTCGACGAGGCTTCGGAGGTCCACATCGTCAGCGGCGACACCACGGACATCCGCATGAACGTCGAGGGGATGCGCGCGGCCAACGACCACGGGAAGCACAACATGCCCGCTGGCGAGGTCTTCACCGCGCCGAACCCCGAGAGCGTCGAGGGCGAGGTGCTGTTCGACATGCCGCTCGTGACGCGCGGCCGCGAGGTGACGAACGTCCGACTCGTCTTCGAGGGCGGTGAGGTCGTCGAACACAGTGCCGACAAGAACGAAGACCTCCTGACGGCGATGCTCGACACCGACGAGGGTGCGCGACGGCTCGGCGAACTCGGTATCGGGATGAACCGCGGCATCGACCGCTTCACGAAGAACATGCTCTTCGACGAGAAGATGGGCGACACCGTCCACATGGCCATCGGCCGCGCCATCGACGAAAACGTCCCCGAGGGTAAGGAGGCCAACGACAGCGCGGTCCACACCGACATGATCGTCGACATGAGCGAGGACTCCTACATCGAACTGGACGGTGAGGTCGTCCAGCGGGACGGGACGTTCAAATTCGAAGACGGGTTCGGCGCGTAGATACACGCCTCTTCGCGGTCACTCCACGCGCGTACTCACGGCGATCCCCTCGTCGACGGGGAGCACGACTGTCTCGAAGGCGTCGTCGGCGCGGACAGTATCGAGGTACTCGGCGATACCCTGTGTGTCGTCGCCCGCGTCGGCTACCGCGTCGTCGTCGCCTTCGAAGTACGCGAGCAGGGCGTCGAAGTCGACCGGTC
Protein-coding sequences here:
- a CDS encoding DUF4397 domain-containing protein, which produces MNTQRRDVLKAVGGVVLVGGLAGCAGQGGETTTAEPTPEPTATPTETPTETAEPTATPEPETGMVRVAHASPDAPNVDVYVDGSVVLEDVPFRAVSDYLMVPVGPHTVTITAAGDAETVAFEGEVEVGSGAYTVAAIGELTSEDTEFGPLIVEDYLSDPGDDTARVTLVHASPDAPAVDVTVGDGETVLYDGVAFGETSTVEVPAGDYGLEIRGDTESNDGDVVTTVDVSLAGGAVYSAMALGYLTPDDEPTDEAFGLALVQNN
- a CDS encoding aminopeptidase, which translates into the protein MDPRIERHAEILVDYSIEAEAGDEVVVSAAPEAEDLVVAIAEKLGERGANLTTKLSSSRAGRAHMNAKDEEDITENAVERAMTETTDAFVYIRSNRNSYEFSDVPPEKMTATQRANKETSEIRMGKRWVLTQFPTEADAQNAEMPTDVYEGFVWNAINRDWQEQYDHQAQFTEMLDEASEVHIVSGDTTDIRMNVEGMRAANDHGKHNMPAGEVFTAPNPESVEGEVLFDMPLVTRGREVTNVRLVFEGGEVVEHSADKNEDLLTAMLDTDEGARRLGELGIGMNRGIDRFTKNMLFDEKMGDTVHMAIGRAIDENVPEGKEANDSAVHTDMIVDMSEDSYIELDGEVVQRDGTFKFEDGFGA
- a CDS encoding creatininase family protein, encoding MYLADQTWPDLGDYVAEESVAIVPLGSTEQHGPHLPLSTDHTIAESLAREAAERTGFLCTPTINVGVSPHHRQFHGTMWVDPPQFRDYVESFTRNLTYHGIDRVVYVNAHGGNVQHLREVGRRLRDDGESYCIEWMWDESITPLVEELFETPGPHGGPKETSMMLHLDPDNVREDRIEDAAEGGCRNFPEDVDTVRHGSRTFYDAADNTANGVLGDQTDASAENGEQLFEAATEQLVFLLEWLDEQAFADLLPKPHVDPQPGSKR
- a CDS encoding outer membrane protein assembly factor BamB family protein codes for the protein MVPNSPLSRRAVLGVGGTVAAGGLAGSVLATTGDAQSVQPGESTFSDWPLERYDPAGTGYNPDVSGPGESVQVKWRTELNDFRGGRASPILVDDTLYAVGAGVAALDARDGTVQYAVEGSYLSGPGVVPAEAYRSKTLVVAGSQGYVGLNSRGGATLLGRRFGFERWHQGGEPPSRFTIGALPTASPPVVADGVVYVADAVTDRLAALDPSSGRERWHTEVGHENASGQPGRPAVHDGTVYVGWWPQGAGAYDAQTGVQLWQQEVDGDIVFSPTAMDDRVLFPDPEGVTALDPADGSELWRFDHAGNVTDDGAVAVADGTLFVVSDTEDRSLHAVDVTTGEERWRVPDVAREATPVVADGVVYLAADGFDVVAVDAGDGTVHWRFETENGAGTPAVSDGVLFVSGGYESVYALEAGR